The window ACCCCTTCATGCATTACGATATGATGCCGCTGATGAAGATCAATGGCGGGTGGGGCAGGATGGGCGAGAGGTGTATAGCGAGGTATTACTGCACATATATAACGATAACTCAGTCAAGAGACTGGTTGCCTGACCCTGTCGGCGGCCTCGTCTGGTTCGGCTGGGATAATCCGGCGATGACGGCATTCGTGCCTCTCTATTGCGGTATCGGCGATCTGCCCGATACCTGGAAGCTGAGCGGCAGGCAGGCGTTCGACAGGGATTGCGCCTGGTGGGGGTTCAACAGGGTAGCCGACCTGGCTGCGCAGAAATGGGGGGAGATGCGCGTAGACGTCGATTCGGTAAGAACTTCCCTCGAAGATGAGGCTTTTGCCGCGATTGAAAATGTTGAAAAAAAGGCTATCGAATTGTACGGGAAAAATCCGGAAAAAGCGAAAAAATATCTTACTGGCTACTCGACAGGGTTCGCTCAAAAGGCGACGGAAGCATACTGGCAGCTTGGAGACCATCTCTGGTGGAAGTACACCGGTAGATTCTGATATTTCAACGCGGATTTGTGCTGCATTAAGGGAGATAGCCCAGGTGTTTATCTGGCAGGCACAGGAAGGGAGTTCTTATGACTGAGACAGCGGATCTGCATGAGAGGAAGTGGTGGAGGTGGTTTGTCCTCGTCATGGTCAGTCTCATCATGTTCGGATCGTACTACGTCTATGATTCGCTCAGTCCGATCAATGATAATATCCAGACGGCGATGGGGCTTGATAATTCGAAATTCGGTCTCCTGTTCACCTTCTACGCCCTTCCAAATATCTTTTTTCTCCTCGTAGTGGCGGGGTTTTTTCTCGACAGGGTCGGTATCAGGAAAGCGGGGAGCTTCTACGCTTTTCTTATCCTTCTCGGTACGCTGCTTACATCGATAGGGGCGGGAAACTCATTTGCCCTTATGTTGATAGGAAGGATGGTCTTCGGATTCGGATCGGAGGCTACCCTTCTCGTAACGAACAAGGTGATAGCCCGGTGGTTCAAGGGAAAGGAACTCGGTCTCGCTTTCGGTCTGAATATAACAGTGATGAGACTCGGGACAGTCCTCGCGCTTAATTCATCGGCCCAGATAGCTTCCTGGAGCGGATCCTGGCGGTGGTCCGTATGGGCCGGTACGGCAGTGATGCTGGTCTCTTTCATATTATTCCTGCTCTATATCTTCAAGGACAGATCGATCGATATAGCTGTGGAAGGTGGAGAAGAAGAGCGGATAGTGATGAAAGACATATTCCATCTGGAACCTGCATTCTGGGCGATCAACCTGTTGTGCCTGACTTTTTATTCGGCAGTCTTTCCCTTCACGAGCCACGCGACCCGGTTCCTTCAGGTCAAATTCGCCATGAGCGCGGCGAAGGGAGGGCAGTATACTTCATATATAATGACTGCCTCGATGATCTTTACGCCTGTGATGGGTTTTTTAATCGATAAATTCGGACACCGCGGAAAGATCATGATAGCCGGTTCGATGCTTATTATTCCGGCACACCTGCTTCTGGGTCTTACTTTTGTGAAACCATACATAGCCTTTATCCTGCTTGGAATATCGTTTTCGCTGGTGCCGGCGGCGCTGTGGCCAGCGGTACCGATCCTTGTACGGGAAAAATTCCTCGGCACTGCCTATGGTCTTATAGCATGGATCCAGAGTATCGGCCTGGCAGTATTCCCGTGGCTTGCCGGCAAGGTAGTCGATATGTCAGGCGGCGATTACACCAGCATGCAATGGATGTTCGCTTCGCTCGGTCTCGCCGGGCTTTTCTTCTCTGTCATGCTGATGATCCTTGACCGGAAAAATCGTTCCGGTCTGGAGCTTCCGAGCCGGCTTGCCCAATCCAGGGCCGACGCGGAGAGGGATCTATCCGGGAGTTGAGAGGATCAGGGATAAATATCGCTGAAAAGGCTGAGTAAAAAGAAGGAGAAGATCTGGCGATCTTCTCCTTCTTTGCAAGGTCTCCGTTTATTGCGAGTGCTGGAGGATCACTTGTCCGAAAGAATGGCAAGAAGGTCTTTCTCAAGCGATTCTGAAGGAGTCTCGACTATTCTTCCGATCTCACTGCCGTCGCGCAGTATGATTATCGTAGCGACCCTTTCCACGTCGAACCACTTTCTGATATCCCGTGACCAGTTAAACAATCTTGCCGGAATCGGCATATCGATCGTAAATCGTGAAG is drawn from Candidatus Krumholzibacteriota bacterium and contains these coding sequences:
- a CDS encoding MFS transporter, whose product is MTETADLHERKWWRWFVLVMVSLIMFGSYYVYDSLSPINDNIQTAMGLDNSKFGLLFTFYALPNIFFLLVVAGFFLDRVGIRKAGSFYAFLILLGTLLTSIGAGNSFALMLIGRMVFGFGSEATLLVTNKVIARWFKGKELGLAFGLNITVMRLGTVLALNSSAQIASWSGSWRWSVWAGTAVMLVSFILFLLYIFKDRSIDIAVEGGEEERIVMKDIFHLEPAFWAINLLCLTFYSAVFPFTSHATRFLQVKFAMSAAKGGQYTSYIMTASMIFTPVMGFLIDKFGHRGKIMIAGSMLIIPAHLLLGLTFVKPYIAFILLGISFSLVPAALWPAVPILVREKFLGTAYGLIAWIQSIGLAVFPWLAGKVVDMSGGDYTSMQWMFASLGLAGLFFSVMLMILDRKNRSGLELPSRLAQSRADAERDLSGS